The Oleiphilus messinensis DNA segment GGCTTTTCGCTAGCGAGAGTCTTTATACTACTCAATAGCCCTCTCTGGCGGTTTAAATATTCGAGACTTTACGTCCCACCAATCCCTCACGGCAACTTGCTGTAAATTCCGTTGCAGCTTTAACCGAACCAGTCCCGCCGTAATCGGCGCATGTTTGCGCCAAGGGATGTCCAAGTGCATTTCTTGACCTGCCGACTCTTTCCAATAAGTGAGCAACTGCACCAGCGCATAGCTGAGAGAGATGATCTGAACCCACCGATGCAGCACCTGTCTGGATTGCTGCCAAGTCTCATTCCAGCCCCAGCGATTCTTTAACTGATGGAACATGGGCTCAATACTCCAGCGCTTGGCGTAGGCTTTTATGATGTCGATGCCCGATATATTCGTTCGAGTCGTCAACAAGAGCCGGGCAGGTTTTAAGCTACCGTCTTCGTTTTCAAACTGCACCCACACAACCTTTACGAGCTGCCCATCTAAAAAGCGGGCTTTGGCTATCGCTGTTCGATACCTCAGTGACTGCTGTCGTCCATAGATCGTGACATTGGCGCAAGTCTCTTCCAGGTTAGTGACTCGCTCTGGTGTGTATTTCTCTCCGTACTTTCGAGGGCGTCCTCTTTTCCCGGTTCGTTCTGGAACATCGTATAAGGCGGTATCCTTTCGGACTTGCCCGATAACGTGATACCCCATACCTTGAAGGGAGGCAATCAGCGTACCTCGCATATACCAGCTATCCATCAGGACGGTGGCCCCGGTAAAAAATGACCTCATCACGCGAAGTAAAATGCCTGCCGTTACCAGCTTGTTACCGTTCCCGCAGGCTCGCGTTAAGCGCGAGATCAGTGGGATCGACCAGGCTTGTTTCTGCCCCTTAACAATCGCTGATAAACTGACCCAACACTGGCCGCGAACAAATTGCGGGCGGTTGGCCTTGTTACCATGCATGTGATGAAACTGACTACTGGGTGCTTTCTTGGAATTCCTTAGCACCAAGGTATCATCAATGGCCAAATACCACTGTTCATTGGGACACCATTGAGTCAGTAACTGACCCAGCTGTTGCGCGAGTGCAACCCATGACCACTTTCCCTTTTGCAACCACTTGAAATAACTGGTCCAGTGGCGCTTCATTGCCACCATCAACCAGGCATCAGTGACAAACCCTGTTGGCGTGAGCATCGCCCCAATCAGTAACTCAATAAAGGTGGGTACTGAACGTAGGGGTAGAGCTTTAACCAAAAATGTGATCCAATCAAACAGGATCTCGGGGATATTGCCGTATCCCTTAGCGTCCATAGCGGCCTCCAGAACTTAATCGGTTTTCGTTCTGAAGGCCGCGCCTTATAAAGCTATGTTTTTAAAAAGTCTTATAAGGCGCAGCAGCGCGCAACCTGCCGCAAAGTCAATCATTTTGTCTTACTGGGTTCGAATTCTTTCCTCTGAAACTCTAAACTTTAGTAAGCTTAAATATCTGAATTCAAATCGTTAATTGTTACACTCGCAACAAAAAGGGAGGTAGAACAATGGAATTAGCTGCATTTAGCATTATTTCGGATCCTCGAAATGATAAAAACCAAGTGTATTCTCTGGATAGCCTATTATTGCTAGCCCGGATTTTTCATAAACAAGCAGCAGCGAATGGTTAGGTCATTTAATTGCGGCCTTTTTCTTGGTTTCGTTGCTCTGTTCGTCTTGAGAAAGACATTACGTCCCAACTCAGTTCTAAATTGAGCACATATTATCCATCTTTGCTAATGCAAAGTGAAAGCCCCCCCCCAAATCACTTTCGTCTGGCTGGTATTTTTCCTGACTTAGCTTTTAAAACATCGCTAGCCTGACCTGCGCGCTGGCATTGGGTAAAAAGACTCTGTTACATGCCGCAAAAGAGTCTCGAATGGACTGCGACTAGGCAAGTGAAGTTTGATCCTATCTTTATATTCAACGACCCTGACTGCAATTTTGCAGAGTTTCATTATTACCGTTGATGGCTGCGCTTTTTCCAATTCAGTGCCTTTGAGGGCTTGGGTTCTAAACTCATAGTGAAGAACATAAGCGGCGCAGGCATAAAACATCCTCAGGTGGTTTGCCAGGAAACTCTGATCTGATAGCCTGTCACCTGACAGGTCATTTTTCAGGTATTTAATAAAGTTCTCATCCTGTCCCCTTGGAGAGTAAAGATCTTCATATATGGCTTCGGCAGATGCCTCCTTGATCGAAGTTACAATAAAACGAGGGTTTTCGCCTTGCTGATTCACCTCTGCCTTGTAAATGATTCGAGTATCCAGCCCTTTCCAGCTCCCTGCCTGATACTCCGTTTCCCCATAGAGCCTGAGCCGATCTGGTTCTACCATGTTGTTTAGTTTTGCCAGCCCGGTTTTGATCTTGAGAGCCTGGTGAGCTTCATCCAACAACGCTCGAGCCTTGGGGCGCAAAGCCGTTTTATGCCCTGCGCCTTTACCAAGTACGTAATCCGAATTGGGATCATCCTGAACGATCCTCATCAACTCTGGTTGGGCAAAATGGCTATCTCCCCGAACCAATAGATGAGTTTTCGGCCATCTTTTCCGAAGCAGCTGGATGAGTCGTTTGAGAATTGCGGCATTCTCCTTACCTGTTGGCGTTTTACCTGGGCGAAGAACCGCCGTAATCAACTTGCCACTGAGTCCCTCAAAAATCAACAGCGGCAGATAACAGTAATCCTGGTATTTGGCATTAAACAGGTTCAGCTGCTGGCCTCCATGAGTAATCGCCGGTGTATGGTCAAGATCGATAATGATCGCAGCAGGAGGTCGCTCGTAACTGCTGATGAAGTGATGCACAAATGCTTCAGCCATCCTGTAAATGTCTGATCGAGTCATAGACTGCCCCAACCGAGTAAAGGTGGGAGCTGATGCAAGATGTTTATCATCATCCAAAGGCGGGCGCCCAGCGGCAAGCTTAAACATAGGGTCTTTGCGCAGGAAATTGCTGTCGTTGGAATCTTCATAGCCGCAGGCCATTTGCAGGACCCGCTGAACTAGAAGATCTTTCAAGGAGTGATCGATGTAGGATTGATGGCGTCTGTCGTTGATAGCATCTGTGAGCCTGCTGATTAGGTCGCTTTGAAGCATGCTTTCCCGTAGCAAAAGAGCGCCAAAATCAGACGATAATTCCCCACCGTTAAAGTCAGCCCGAATGGTTTTTCCAGTAGAGGGGTGAAAACGCAGCTGTTCTTGTGTAAATTTAGTCATGGCAAGTTCCGGTTTGCTTCTTCCGAAGCTTATTTTTGGTCGACCCAATTATATCAAGTGATTGGGCGGAACTTGCCTCCTTTCATGAAAAATCCGGGCTAGGTTGCCCTGGATGAGCAGATACAACGATGGGGTTGATGTTGTTCCTGCATCGTGCGACATAAAACCCTCCAGAATCCTGCAGATCTTGAAACCAATCCAAATCAAAGTAACCCCGGTCAACCAGTAACAGACACCCAGATAGAGTTTGTGGCTCAGGGAGGTAATCCCGCTCGCTGGCTGTGTCGGGCGTCAACGAGATAGTGCATGGTTGGTCTGCCAAAAGATCCATGGTCACCTGAAGCTCAACTGCGGCAGGACTGACGGTTTTGAAACGGCCAGGAAACGACTTCTTCAACGAATCCTTCACGGCAAATGAGCTGCCATCTTGAATCAGGATCTGTTTAAACTGATGAAAAGAGTGGCCTTCCGGAAATGCCAGTGCAGGCTGCAACCAGTCAGTGAGAAGTGATGACAACACTTCCCGCATGAATTTGGGAAACTCTGGTTTCGAAAACTGGTTGTGAAAGGCACGATAAGTGATGTTGCTGTCAGACCACTCACAATATCGACGCTGAATGTCAGCTACACTTTCAATGGTGCTAGACGCCATTATGGCAACCAGGCAAGTCACTAGCTTGAAAGGCGTGATTCGTCTTTGCCGAACACAGAAATCTGCCTGTTTTGCGATTTTAGTGATCTTTTCTGGATTGAAGGAGTGGGTGAGTTTTTCGAGAAATGTGGTAAATTTACGCTGGTTCATTCTGCTTTAAGGTCGGTTGATTGTTTGGCGACTAACAATCTACCTTATCGCAGAATGAATCCATAATAATATCATTGGGTTACCCTATATTTGTGCTTAATGTTCTACCTATGAGCTTCGGTTAAAAGTGGGAGGATTTCCGTTAACTGATTCTCTTAATAGGCCTCAAATTTGATAAAATGATATCTACTAGTCCATACTATCTATTTCTATATTAGAAGTGGGGGCGGTATGAGTAAGCAGTACTTAAGCTATGCCGAACAGTTGAAGATCACACTAATAATCCTTGCGTTATTGGTGCTACCCGGAGTGGTATCACCAATTCAGGCGGAAACTTCGTCTCTTCCTAAACACTTGACACTAGCGGCATCTGAGGACTTTGCACCATTTGTGCACGTCAGCTCAACTGGGAAAATGACTGGAATAGACTTTGAAATTATAGCAGAACTTTATCGACGACTCGATATTTCCATTAAAGTGATCCTTTTACCAAGGCCACGAATCACAACGATGCTATTAAGCGGTGAGCTCGATGGTGTAGTTTCTACGACGACATTTAATGACACACTTGCATTTGAACATATGTGGTCGTCAATCGATTTGTATAAATCTTCAGTTTCGGTGTTCACATTAAAATCTGTCTCGAATTACCAGTCAAATCCAACAAAAAACAGCATTATTTTGGCACAGATACGATCAGGAAAGCTCTTAAAAAATTCGCGAATTGGAATGTTGAACGAATTTGATTACACCCCAATGGGTGTTCATCAATTAGAATCACTGAGTAAACAAACCTTATTCGTTCGTACCGACACGCAGTTGATAAACTTACTCGACATGGGAAGAATCACGTATGTTATCACGGAAGATATCTCGTTTGCATATCAAGCTCGAATCAATAACTTGTTTGCCAAACTGGAATTCATTGGTGAAGTATTCCATCGAGGGGTTCGAACTATACTAAGGAACGAGCTGATACGTCAATTTCCCGCTCTACAAACCAAAATTAACAGCACAATCAGTAGCTTAGTAGAAAGTGATTACATCGCAAGCACTATCTACCATAACCTTCGCCTAGACCCCTTGAATGAGCCTCAGACTGATGGTGAAAAGGGTAAAATTAAGCTTTTTCGGACCACACCAGAAACAGCGCACTAAACCTCGGTCAGTAACCGTTTTCATAAACCTACTCATGGTTTAAACGAGCTTATCCCTACAGGCTAAAAGTTTCTCAAGCTTCGATAGAAATTCAGCCATAATCATCACCTCCATCCATGAGAAAACAATACTGTTCAAATTGGCTGTAAAGGTATAGTTGATTCTGGTGTATGGAAGGGTTGAAAAAGAAGCGGCGTATCTGATCGGTTTGTTGTCGCTAAACAAAGAAACCTACCAAAGGAATACGCCACTATGAGCAAGAGTAACGTTGTTGGTTTTGATAGTCGAGAGAAAAGCAAAGACCCTTTGAGCGAATTGGTCAGAAAAGGTGTTCGCCAGTTGATTGAGCAGGCCGTTGAAGCTGAATTAAGCGAGCTGCTTACCCGGTTTTCAGGTCAAACAACCGAGGATGGACGAGCTGCAGTTATTCGCAACGGGTATTTGCCTGAACGTGAGATACGAACAGGCATTGGCTCTGTGACAGTGAAAGTACCGAAAGTTCGCTCCAGAACAGGAGAGCCAGTCACGTTTCGGTCAGCACTTGTTCCTCCCTATGTGAGGAAAACCCGTTCACTCGAAGCCGCTATACCGTGGTTATATCTGAAAGGAATTAGTGTCGGAGAAATGAGTTTAAACTGAACAGCCATATTTTTTCGTCTTATTTGTGTTTTTGGATGCTTCTATATTAACCGATTTGATGTGGATAATCCGACAGACTCCTAGATTACATCAGGGCGAAAGGCGCCGATACCTCAGTTGCCTGGATCAACAGTATCTTTCTGGTGATGAGTTTGATGGTTCTCCTGAAGCTGTTTTATTTTTACTTCAAAAGCTGCGCACAGTGCATCAGCAACATGATTACCCACGCGATTTATTCAGGCTTTAATAAATTAGCCAGGGAGCGAATCAACATTTGCTCAATTGGGCAGTGCCTTTTAACAGCTTTCTGAGCAGGCTCTGAATAGCAAAATGCTATTCAAGCTTTCGGATAATTTTTACAGTATTATCCACTTCTGATGCATCAATATAGCCGATGATTGCCGGATTTTCTGATACCAATTTCTTCACGTCAGCACTCCCGCTGACCTGTTTGGGTGGTTGACCCTTACCTGTAAAAATCCGCTGAGACCAAAAAGCTTTCAACTGTACTTCACTCTTTTTAATGACTTTCTCATTAAATTTATCCCTGGCCGGTGTGCCTGTCTCTTGCTCAACAGGAACTGCCAAGCTACCGTCCGGATATTTCTTTTTCTTTCCTAAGAATATGGCGCTAAGCCACTTGTCATCAAGTTCTGATATGGAACTGTTCGGATTAACAACTACGACCACCTCCCCAAAGGAAGGGGGGGAGAGGAATGCTGTAATGCAGGCTATTATAGAAGCGGCTATTTTGATTCTAATCATGTTAAGTCTCTCCCTAAAAAGTGAAATCAATGGCTGCGGCGATTACTTCAATTTCGGTTTCCTGAGGAGGAAAACACATCCCGCTCATAGGATCACATGGCGTTGTTTCTGTCGTAGATTTTGAGTACTCCAATTTAAACGCTGTACCAGGCAAATAATCCCAGCGTACCCCTATGGTGTGAGTTTCTGCTTCTGCGAGAAAGAAAGCGGCTCTGTCTTGCTCGGAATAGGTATAATGAGGGGTAAAACTGCCTATAGCGTATCCCACCGAAGCATACCCAAATTTATCTTCTATGCCGGTATTAGTATCTTCAAGATTCCCGTATTCACTTCTAAATTTGAAGCTTTCATAGTCTGCGATTATGGCGAATGCTGTATAAATTAAATTAGTGTCCGCGCCCAATCCTTCAATCACAGTGTCCATGGAGCTGTACACTCCGCGTAACTTAATCCAGTCGTAAGCTATCATTAAGTTTATGCCCACGCTGTCAGTAATCTCACCTGGAAAGCCAAGAAGCTCAAATTGCTCCTCACCGATCCAAACTTGTGTGGACAACTCAACATCACCTAGATAACGAAAATCGTTCAGAGAAATACCCGTCGTCGTTGAAAATGGTGCTACGTACATATCTATCGGGGCTCTTAACCAATAGTAGGCATAAGATGTATCTAAAAAATCGGAATAATAGAACAGAGGCACACGGAAGCGACCGAAATTGAGCCAGGTCTCATCAGTTACCGCAAGTGTGGCATATGCCCATTCAAAGGAAGTATCGAAACTTGTCTCATTTGAACCTTTGCCTGCTACCTGTACCGTTGCTGAAATCGTTTCGTTCACTTGGGCTGAAGTCTGTATGGCCATAATACTTTCTGGTAGAAAGCGCAAGGTATCCTCGTACGCTCCCCCGGTAATGTTATCAACCATATACTCTGTATCATCGCTTCCCAATGTTTGTCCGGCAGCAAACGATGCAAAACCACTCCATGTAACATCAACAGCATGGGATAGCCCCGGCGCAATCAAGTAGCTAGCCAGCATTAACCTGCTGATTACTTGTGTAATAGTAAATCTCGTTTTTAGCATCTAAATATCTCCACTGTGCTTGTTAAAAATTAGCTTACTTCTACTACAAAACAGCCGCAGCAACTTGAATCTGAACTGACTTCTAGGCGCTGCGATGTCTGTTGAAATTGTATTGAATTCATTCCTCGAATTTGACTTGCTAGAGTGGGCTCTGCCTCCACTATATGACTGCAACTTTCGAGGCAGCAATGAGGCTGTTTGTTGTGTGATTAATCTCCTCAGTAGAATCTTGTGTTTTTTGATGCAGGTGAACGAGCCACATCTGCCACGACGGCAGAGCCACAGCCTTGCTCTCCTGCCCTAGTTGCCTCAATGGCGGCGAGATCAGCTGACATCTTTTGTATAAGCCCCAGTCCATATCATTATTACCAATCGTTTAATTACGACGCCTTGGTATCATCGGAATCGAGCCTCTGTCTCTTATCTTGTCACCTATGACGTATTCAAAGCAGTCAACAGCTTCAACCAAAGCTCGTCACTGAGCATTAGTCGGGGCATAGCAAACTCGTTGTATCGTTGTGTGATAACTATAATGATGCTGGTTTCTATTTTAAATCAACAATATATTTCGAAACGTCAACAGCCCCTAGAAGAAGATTTTAAAAATGCACACGTGTACATTAAATGGTTGCCCGGTAATGGCTGAGACCGGGCTCTGTCTGGCTTTTTGAGGTTACAATAGCCGTTTTCATTACACTTTAAATTTCTGTGCCACCGTGCTCAGGCTCATCGCCATTCCATTGAGTTCGTTGCTCAGTGTCAGTAAATCCTGAGAGTAATGTCCTGCCTGTTCCGTTTGCTGCTGGGTTTCTTCGACATGTTGTACCATTAACGCCGAAACAGTTTGTTGTTCTTCGGTGGCTGCAGCGATCTGATCGTTCATTGAATCAATGGTGTTCACGGTAGCACTGATCGCCTGTAAACTGGTTCCGGCAGTGCCCGCCAGACTGACGGACTGATTGACATGTTCAGTACTGGATTCCATGGCAAGTACCGAAGCCTTGGCTGCGTTTTGGAGTTGTTGCAGCATTGAATTGATTTCTTCTGTCGATTCCTGAGTCCGTGACGCCAGGCCCCTGACTTCATCGGCGACTACAGCAAAGCCGCGGCCCTGTTCTCCGGCTCGTGCCGCTTCTATAGCTGCATTCAAAGCCAGTAGATTGGTCTGTTCCGCAATGCCTTTTATTACGTCCAATACGACATTGACCCGCATTACATCCTTTTCCAGTTGTGAAACTTCCGTGGCAGCAGACTGTATTTGTTGAGCCAGACTTTGAATGCCGGTGACTGTCTGATTCACAATGCCGTGCCCTTTTTCTGCTTCGAGGTTTGCCTGGCGAGCAGCATCGGCAGCATCGGAAGCGTTTTCAGCAATATTTTGTACACTGAGACTCATTTCATCTACTGACAGTTTGGCTTGTTGTGTATTCTGGCTCTGGGCTGCCATCGCGGATTGCAGGTCCCGGCTCAGAGAATTGACGGACTGGGATGCATTGGCCAATGGTTCTGCGGTTTGCACGATCTCTTTGACAATGGATTGCAGCTTGTCGACAAAACTGTTGAACCAATGCACCAGATCTCCCACTTCGTCCTGGGCATTGCTCTTTAGCCGTATCGTTAAATCACCATTGTCCTGTGCGATGTTTTTTAAGGTGTCGATCACACCTTGCAGATTCTTTTTAATGGTTGAGCTGATGGGGATGGCAACGACAAAAAGGATAAAAATCATCACTGAACCCAGGGTCATACCAATTGTGGTGATATCACTTGCGGCATGATTCGCGTTGTCGAAGGCGCCGGTGAACGTAGCGAGGCGCTCTTTATCAAAATCTTTCAATTGAGATTCAAGGGTGCTGAGGGAGCTCGACAAGGTCGCACTGCGTTGTCCCACCGTTGAATAATCGATGGTGCCGTCAACCATTTCTTTAGAGAGGGTAAACGCGAGGGAATAGTACTTGTCAAAGGCTGCAGAGAGGGTTTCTATGGTAGCTTTGTTTTCAGTGGAGACCTGTTTGGCTTTGACAAAATTGACACGAATATCATCCGCCAGCTGTTTGGTGGATTCCAGCATCTCGGCCTCACTCGCAGATACTGCAGTACTTAGTGTATCCTTGATTTTTTCCAGTTTAGCCAGATTATTGCGCGCCATCATAAGCAGCGGGAACTCGACATTTCGGGCGTTGTCCAGCAACGTGACGGTGTTGTTGATGTAGCTGATACTGACTAGAAAGTAAGACAGAAATCCAAGTGTACCGAATAAAGGTATCAACAGGATTTTCTGTCGGATAGACAGCTTTCGGAAAAAATGCATACACACCTCAATTTTTTAGTTGTTATTGTTTAATTTTAGACAAATATGCCGGTTTTTCGAGGTTTCTGTTAACATCTCATCAAAATCAGGGTAATCTAGCAATAAATGATCAATTTGGTTGCACATATTTCAAGTGTAGGTTAAAAAATGCTCAGTCACAAACCATTTTGAATAGAATCCAATGGATTATTCAATGCTCCTCGGAGAGCAACAAGCCGTTTTGCTTTAAGTCGTTCTTGTATGATTGTGAATTGATTGTAATGTAATCAAATCGATTGATTATTGCTAGGTTGCCCCTGTATAAGGCCCTAAAATGTCCTGGTATCATATTGAAAACTGGTTGGCTAACCAATAAACTCTCCGTAATGCTCAACACCTTATGAAGGCTTGTTCGGAGGTACCTTTATGAACGCGATACCAATAAAGCCACGAAAAGTAACTTTTGATGTATCCACTGTGCCACGACATTGGAATGGTGGAGGTTCCGTGCGAGCTCGTTTCTTTGATGTCCTATCGGTGCACTTCCCCGAGGGTGAGTGGTTTTTTATTCAGTCGGGGCGGCACGAGGATCGAATAAAGGAGCCGGGGTTGCGTGAAGATATCCGCCACTTCACTCGTCAAGAGGGGCTGCATGGTATTGTCCATGACCGCATCAATGAGAAAATGGTTAGGCTGGATATATATGTTGACCAGGTTACTGGCAATCTGAGGCGTTTTATTCGTTCCTCACAAAAGCATCTGCCAGAAAAGTACCAGCTGGCGATGACAGCGGCTTTCGAGCACTTTACGGCTACTTTGGGAGAGGCAATGCTTGAAGAATATGTTGACGTGTTTGGCGAGGCCAACCCTGTGATGAGAGCGCTGTTTCTCTGGTATGGAGTGGAAGGGGCTGAGCATAAGGCAGTGGTTTATGACGTTTACCAAACTGCGGTAGGCGGTGGGTATCTAATGCGAGCCTCGGCGCTGGTGGATACTATGTCGGTGCTTCATTTGGTAGCAGGGCCGGTTTTTGCAAACATGTTGCGCCTAGATGTCGCTATGCGCCAGCCAGGGAGTGTGCTGCGTGGGCTGAATCGAATCTATGGTCGCACTGGAATTCTGACCCGAATGTTGCCTGAATTTCTGGATGGGTTCCGCTCGGGCGTTCACCCTTGGGATACGGGTAAGCCAGAAAAAGTGGCGGCATGGTTGGAAGAATACGGCGATCATGGTAAACCGCTGCGTGCTTCTGTGGCTGTATACGGAACCGCTCCGATGAGTGAGGTAGCCTGAGTGGCCGGCGAGAAAGTCGCCACTGAGGTGGCTAGACTAAAGGCGATCACGACTCACTGCCACAGGCCGGGAAGGCACTGTGGCAGTTCAGCGATTCGTGACTTGCTTGAATTCCACGGAGTAATGATGAGCGAAGCCTGCTGTTTCGGCCTTGGGGCGGGACTCGGTATTACCTACGTGGAACTACCAGGCTCCGATACCCCGTTCATTGTTCATGTGCGTTCAATGGGCTTCGAAGAAAAGGTATTTAAAACATTGGCGGTGCCTTTTGCTTGGACCAGTTATAGCACCAAGTTGTCCGCCAGTACAGCTCTTCATCATGCATTGCAGGAAAATCGGCCAGCATTGTTGTTAACGGATATCTACCATCTTCCATATTTTGGCAGCAGCACGCATTTTCCCGGGCATGCTATCGTGGCGTGGTTGCTCGATATGGAACGTGAGGAGGTGCTGGTCAGCGATACCGAACGCCCAGAGTTTATCGCAGTTCCTGTGGGAAGCTTGGCGGAGGCTCGTTTTTCCACTTCACCACCCTTCATTCATCATGGCAGCATGTTCGCGCCTCATGCTATTGATACCAGTGTGACATCAGAACGTGTGCGCAAAGCACTGTACGATAACGCCTGTTCTTTGGCAAACGGCAATCGTTTCAGTGGTCTAGAGGCATTGGATACTTGGGTTGCGGCGCTGCCACGTTGGGCAGAGGAGGGAAACTGGCACTGGTCGCTGCGTTTTGCCTATCAGGTAATCGAAAAGCGTGGTACTGGCGGTGCCGGATTTCGTGCCATGTACGCCGAGTTTCTGGAAGAGGCGAGCGAGATATTGCCCGCAGTGGGAAGCGCGAAGTTGGTGGAATTGATGCGCGGCGCGGCAGCGAGCTGGTCTGATCTGGCTTCAGTGCTCAAAATGGGCTCCGAGTCAACGGTGTTTCCATTGACCGAAATTGAGCGTGCCATTCAGCATGTAAGGACGCGCGAGTCACAGTACGTGCAACGTGTGCTGGATGTTTTTAGCTGAGTCGCAGCAAATCGCCAGCGCTTACGGACTTGAAAAGAATGGATCTATTATAGTGAAAGATACCTTGATGGCGGATGGTAATATAGCTATCGCCAAGACCTTTTTTGGAACATCTCATCCTTTGTTCAATGCCTTCGGTGTGGAAGTGGAGGAAATCGGCAAGGGGCGAGCCGTGATGAGTCTCGCCTGCAGCCATACTATTTGCAATCGAGCTGGGGGGGTGCATCGTGGGGCGGTAGTCACGTTACTGGACACCAATTGTGGGTTGGCAATCTTTTCCCAGCTTGGCGATATGCGCCCGATTGCCACGGTTGATCTGCGCGTTGACTTTATTAACGAAGCACCTGTCGGTGAGGGGGTTTACAGTGAGGTGGAGTGTTTTGCTGTGCAAGGCGATATTGCCTATGTGCGCGGCCGCGCTTTCGTAAACTCAGATCAAACCTTGCTGGCTTCGGTGTCTGGCTCGTTTGCTGTGGGTACCCTTGGCCCTGCATTTGATTCGCCGATAACGGAAAGGAGTCAGGACAATGTGTGAGCCAACATTTCTGACACGCTTAAGAAAAGGATAGATACAATGGTGCTGAACCAACTCCAGAAAGAGATGCTTGAGACTACGCCCTTTGTTGAATTTCTTGGGCTTGAAGTGGTGACTTCGGATGAAGGTATCGCCTATCAATTGCCTTTCCGCGAGGAGCATATCGGCAACACGCTG contains these protein-coding regions:
- a CDS encoding BtrH N-terminal domain-containing protein yields the protein MAGEKVATEVARLKAITTHCHRPGRHCGSSAIRDLLEFHGVMMSEACCFGLGAGLGITYVELPGSDTPFIVHVRSMGFEEKVFKTLAVPFAWTSYSTKLSASTALHHALQENRPALLLTDIYHLPYFGSSTHFPGHAIVAWLLDMEREEVLVSDTERPEFIAVPVGSLAEARFSTSPPFIHHGSMFAPHAIDTSVTSERVRKALYDNACSLANGNRFSGLEALDTWVAALPRWAEEGNWHWSLRFAYQVIEKRGTGGAGFRAMYAEFLEEASEILPAVGSAKLVELMRGAAASWSDLASVLKMGSESTVFPLTEIERAIQHVRTRESQYVQRVLDVFS
- a CDS encoding PaaI family thioesterase, with protein sequence MFLAESQQIASAYGLEKNGSIIVKDTLMADGNIAIAKTFFGTSHPLFNAFGVEVEEIGKGRAVMSLACSHTICNRAGGVHRGAVVTLLDTNCGLAIFSQLGDMRPIATVDLRVDFINEAPVGEGVYSEVECFAVQGDIAYVRGRAFVNSDQTLLASVSGSFAVGTLGPAFDSPITERSQDNV